Below is a genomic region from Roseovarius arcticus.
CACCGCGCCGCCAAGTTGCTCGGTCAGTTGGTAATCCTCGGCAAAGTCGGCGCCAAAGATGCCAGGCGCCTCGTCCCATGCGACGCCGAACGCGGGGTTGAATTTGCCCAAGATCAGCTCGACTGCGCCAAAATCGTGGTTAAAGAATAGCTCTTCGGCATACAGCCCGTGATCCTCGAAAAATCGGTCACCTGCTGCGTCGGTGATCGGCTCGAACACCAGCGACGCATTCAACGACGACGATGCACCAATTGCCATCGTGATGGCGGCCTCTATTGTCGCGTAGGTATCGCTCATCTCTTTCGCGGGGTCGGTCGATTTGAAAAGCGAGTCGTTTTCGATTTCGACGGTAAGTTCAGCGATCAGCGATCCGTATTCCAGTGCCGCCGCGGGGGGGGGCAGTCATTAACGCAAGCGTGCCTGCGATTGGGGCCAGTGTCTTCATGATCGTGTCTTTCTGTGACTGAAGGATCTGGCTGGCGCGCTGCGCGCGTGGCTGAGGATTGGCCCGCCGCCGCGTGCGGCGGGCAGAGGGTTTATTGGAACACGGCGTCCGGATCATCGAGGCTATCGGACCCCTCAAAGGCGATGCTTTGGGCGCCCAGCGCCGTGACGATACGCTCAATCGTCTTGGTCTGGTCGATCAAGCCGTCTACGCCGCCCATGATCAGCGCCTCGCCCGCCGCATTACCGCGCGCCAGCATCTGGTCGTAGGAGGTGCCGGCCTCGGCCGCCGTCTTGATCCGGCCCAGCGCGCGCATCGTCGTCGACAGCTTGGCCTGCATTTCGGTATCAAGCGCCGGTTCGGCCTCCATGACCAGATCCGACAGCGACGCACCCGACACGACGCTGCCGTCGATGCGGACATACTGACCCAGATAGACGTTCTGCACGCCGATGCCATCATAGTAATGGCTGTTGTGGGTGTTGTCGGAGAAGCAGTCATGCTCTTCCTCGGGATCGTTTAGCATCAGGCCCAGCCGCATCCGTTCGCCCGCTTGCTCGCCGTAGCTGAGGCTGCCCATTCCGGTCAGCATTGCCGAGATACCGGCGTCCTCATTCTTGGTCACTGCGGCGCGCGCATCGCCGCCTTCGGCCCATTGCTGCGCCATCCAGTCCAGGTCGGAAACCAGCAGATCGGTCGCCGCGACCAAGTATTCGCCGCGGCGATCGCAATTGCCGTTGGTGCAATCATCACCTGCGCCGTAGTCCGTCCAAGGCCGTGCGCCCGCGCCATGATCCGTTCCGTTCAGATCCTGGCCCCAAAGCAGAAATTCGATGGCGTGGTAACCTGTCGCGACATTCGCCTCATTGCCATCGGCCTCGTGCAGGGTACCTGATAGAAACTCGGGCGTAATAGCGCTTGCATCGATCTGGTTTCCGGACAACTCAAAACTGGGGTTCGCCACGACGTTTAGCGCCTTCAGCTCATTCTCATCGGACGCTCCGCCATAGGCGGCATCGACGTAGTCGATCAGCCCCTCATCCAACGGCCACCCGTTTAGCTGCCCCTCCCAATCGTCGACGATTGGGTTGCCAAAGCGGAACACCTCGGTTTGCTGGTAGGGTACGCGCGCTGCCAGCCAGGCGGCGCGCGCCGCCTGCATCGCGCCCGCCGAGGGGGCGTCGATTAATGTCTGGACCGCCTCCCGCAGGGTGCGCGCGGCGATGGCGCTATCGTCATATCCAGCGGCGGCAA
It encodes:
- a CDS encoding imelysin family protein; amino-acid sequence: MNRLFLSSTAIAISLSLPAFAATKSEVLDTYAAIAAAGYDDSAIAARTLREAVQTLIDAPSAGAMQAARAAWLAARVPYQQTEVFRFGNPIVDDWEGQLNGWPLDEGLIDYVDAAYGGASDENELKALNVVANPSFELSGNQIDASAITPEFLSGTLHEADGNEANVATGYHAIEFLLWGQDLNGTDHGAGARPWTDYGAGDDCTNGNCDRRGEYLVAATDLLVSDLDWMAQQWAEGGDARAAVTKNEDAGISAMLTGMGSLSYGEQAGERMRLGLMLNDPEEEHDCFSDNTHNSHYYDGIGVQNVYLGQYVRIDGSVVSGASLSDLVMEAEPALDTEMQAKLSTTMRALGRIKTAAEAGTSYDQMLARGNAAGEALIMGGVDGLIDQTKTIERIVTALGAQSIAFEGSDSLDDPDAVFQ